A stretch of the Nothobranchius furzeri strain GRZ-AD chromosome 5, NfurGRZ-RIMD1, whole genome shotgun sequence genome encodes the following:
- the LOC107379058 gene encoding uncharacterized protein isoform X1, translating to MLIFDQKILCSFMFLLTGVVGQMVQYGFVSTCAVRGSTVTLPCSFTPLASFTEDGKEIPLKIVRVRWCVNHEICQTTTPSLYDSNSSNNNPRYQYLGDMKSNCTLQVRDVQMIDNATFRFRMEADNVKGHFTKRGDGIDVRVVETNKMSIKSSSSNSTFRRGQNVSLQCTSGDCTVHQLEITWIKDGRALSETSPALLLGPLTLEDSGNYSCVLKTDNETRSDPFRLQVEAENKSYLPLILGGVFGVLLVVITLILVIIIKRKRAAMSRNDGGGVMEQKPADSIYTSIQPPAAVQPGTQRMETSQETEDVSYAAVQFSANKHIRKLEETANSSVYASVVTKG from the exons ATGTTGATTTTTGATCAAAAGATTCTCTGTAGCTTCATGTTTCTGCTGACAG GTGTCGTGGGTCAAATGGTTCAATATGGATTTGTTTCCACCTGTGCAGTGAGAGGATCAACCGTCACCCTCCCCTGCTCTTTCACACCTTTAGCATCCTTTACAGAGGATGGAAAAGAAATTCCTCTGAAGATCGTCAGAGTCCGTTGGTGTGTAAaccatgaaatctgtcagacaacaACCCCATCTCTGTACGACAGCAACTCATCCAACAACAACCCTCGATATCAGTACCTGGGAGACATGAAGTCAAACTGTACTTTACAAGTCAGAGATGTTCAGATGATCGATAATGCAACCTTTCGCTTCAGGATGGAAGCTGATAATGTAAAAGGACATTTTACAAAACGAGGAGATGGAATAGACGTGAGAGTCGTTG AGACAAATAAAATGAGCATAAAGAGCTCCAGCAGCAACAGCACGTTCAGAAGGGGTCAAAATGTGTCACTGCAGTGCACCTCTGGAGACTGCACTGTCCACCAACTGGagatcacctggattaaagatgGCCGTGCCCTCTCTGAGACTAGCCCCGCCCTCCTGCTTGGCCCTCTGACTCTAGAGGATTCTGGGAATTACTCCTGTGTTCTGAAGACCGACAACGAGACGCGGTCAGATCCGTTCAGGCTGCAGGTGGAGGCGG AGAATAAATCCTACCTGCCTCTGATCCTTGGAGGGGTGTTTGGTGTCCTGCTGGTTGTGATCACGCTCATCCTGGTCATCATCATTAAAAG GAAGCGAGCAGCCATGAGTCGTAATGATGGTGGAGGCGTGATGGAGCAAAAG CCTGCTGATAGCATCTACACCAGCATACAGCCACCTGCTGCGGTCCAACCAGGGACTCAGAGGATGGAAACCAGCCAAGAGACTGAGGATGTCAGCTATGCGGCTGTCCAGTTCAGTGCCAACAAACACATCAG AAAATTGGAGGAGACAGCCAATTCTTCCGTCTACGCCTCAGTCGTCACCAAAGGCTGA
- the LOC107379058 gene encoding uncharacterized protein isoform X2, with protein MVQYGFVSTCAVRGSTVTLPCSFTPLASFTEDGKEIPLKIVRVRWCVNHEICQTTTPSLYDSNSSNNNPRYQYLGDMKSNCTLQVRDVQMIDNATFRFRMEADNVKGHFTKRGDGIDVRVVETNKMSIKSSSSNSTFRRGQNVSLQCTSGDCTVHQLEITWIKDGRALSETSPALLLGPLTLEDSGNYSCVLKTDNETRSDPFRLQVEAENKSYLPLILGGVFGVLLVVITLILVIIIKRKRAAMSRNDGGGVMEQKPADSIYTSIQPPAAVQPGTQRMETSQETEDVSYAAVQFSANKHIRKLEETANSSVYASVVTKG; from the exons ATGGTTCAATATGGATTTGTTTCCACCTGTGCAGTGAGAGGATCAACCGTCACCCTCCCCTGCTCTTTCACACCTTTAGCATCCTTTACAGAGGATGGAAAAGAAATTCCTCTGAAGATCGTCAGAGTCCGTTGGTGTGTAAaccatgaaatctgtcagacaacaACCCCATCTCTGTACGACAGCAACTCATCCAACAACAACCCTCGATATCAGTACCTGGGAGACATGAAGTCAAACTGTACTTTACAAGTCAGAGATGTTCAGATGATCGATAATGCAACCTTTCGCTTCAGGATGGAAGCTGATAATGTAAAAGGACATTTTACAAAACGAGGAGATGGAATAGACGTGAGAGTCGTTG AGACAAATAAAATGAGCATAAAGAGCTCCAGCAGCAACAGCACGTTCAGAAGGGGTCAAAATGTGTCACTGCAGTGCACCTCTGGAGACTGCACTGTCCACCAACTGGagatcacctggattaaagatgGCCGTGCCCTCTCTGAGACTAGCCCCGCCCTCCTGCTTGGCCCTCTGACTCTAGAGGATTCTGGGAATTACTCCTGTGTTCTGAAGACCGACAACGAGACGCGGTCAGATCCGTTCAGGCTGCAGGTGGAGGCGG AGAATAAATCCTACCTGCCTCTGATCCTTGGAGGGGTGTTTGGTGTCCTGCTGGTTGTGATCACGCTCATCCTGGTCATCATCATTAAAAG GAAGCGAGCAGCCATGAGTCGTAATGATGGTGGAGGCGTGATGGAGCAAAAG CCTGCTGATAGCATCTACACCAGCATACAGCCACCTGCTGCGGTCCAACCAGGGACTCAGAGGATGGAAACCAGCCAAGAGACTGAGGATGTCAGCTATGCGGCTGTCCAGTTCAGTGCCAACAAACACATCAG AAAATTGGAGGAGACAGCCAATTCTTCCGTCTACGCCTCAGTCGTCACCAAAGGCTGA